The sequence ACACCCGGTCCCATTCCGAACCCGGCAGTTAAGCTCCCCAGCGCCTATGATACTGGCCGGGAGACCGGTCGGGAAAGTTGGTCGGTGCCAGGGTTATATCTTCATATTTTTCCAATTTCCTATTTTGAATAAAATCCATAACCACATTCCTTTAATAAAAGTTTCAAAGATCATAATAAGATATATATAAATTACTTCTTTGGTGTATATAGAGATTATATATGCCGGAATAATCCTGAAAATCCAGAAAGAAAAATTGTTAATAAAAAGAGTTATTTTTGTAGCACCGGCTCCTTTTAATGCTCCATTCAGAACAAAATCAAAGGCGAGAGGTATCTGGGATAGGCCTACTATTTTAAGATAAAGGGCTCCTTCTTTTATTGTTTTTAGGTCTTCTGTGAATACACTCATGATATTTTCTGGAAATAAAACAAGAAAAATACCTACTATTCCCATAAAGAGAGATGCAATTTTTAAGTTTTCTATCACGCTTTTTTCTGCTAACTTTAATTTTTTTGCACCTATATATTGTCCTACTAAGACCATAGCTGCTGTTGAAAAACCAAGACCTGGCATAAAAGCGAGACCTTCTACCCTGAGACCTATCTGGTATCCAGCTAAAGTATATGTTCCAAAATTAGAGATTATCTTTACGAAAACAAGAAATGAAGCAAATGATATAAACTTTTCTATTCCTGCAGGAACTCCTATTTTGAAAATTTTTTTTGATATTTCTGGTGAAAATCTGTAGGAAAACTTTATTTTTCTACCATTTAAATAAATGAATAAGTATATTAAAACCTCAGTTATATAACTTATTGTTGTTGCTATTGCTGCACCTTCAACTTCTAATCTGGGAAATCCGAAATTTCCAAAAATAAGGCAGTAGTTTAAAAATGTATTTATGATATTCGA is a genomic window of Persephonella hydrogeniphila containing:
- a CDS encoding MATE family efflux transporter gives rise to the protein MRKKILLIAIPAAIHNLIDTLQLLIDILMIGRISPEAVAAVGLSGQLIILLYSFISIFHIGTNAISSRAFGSKDKEKAYETVFTGFLLSFLFSIPIFIFVFFYNSTFFYLMGVEKEVSELGDTYLKILSISIPFLFVGSVLYTGLASSGDTRTPLIIAVFSNIINTFLNYCLIFGNFGFPRLEVEGAAIATTISYITEVLIYLFIYLNGRKIKFSYRFSPEISKKIFKIGVPAGIEKFISFASFLVFVKIISNFGTYTLAGYQIGLRVEGLAFMPGLGFSTAAMVLVGQYIGAKKLKLAEKSVIENLKIASLFMGIVGIFLVLFPENIMSVFTEDLKTIKEGALYLKIVGLSQIPLAFDFVLNGALKGAGATKITLFINNFSFWIFRIIPAYIISIYTKEVIYIYLIMIFETFIKGMWLWILFKIGNWKNMKI